A window of Mercenaria mercenaria strain notata chromosome 16, MADL_Memer_1, whole genome shotgun sequence contains these coding sequences:
- the LOC123540870 gene encoding tripartite motif-containing protein 2-like, with the protein MSDINKGMTLRSRIREDYLTCAICFNEFTHPKALPCIHTFCLECLRGYVKSSVFPCPVCRADATVPPQGLEGFPDNYMVSSLQDTVEEANNKPAVPQRPSDEAFEQASANKLKPVPAPRSISPKSSGDRPVPAPRSVSPRLSSGTPTPTLPPRLKSVSPTPTHANNSNEVDKHTQQQRDSSGYNFGNIISDGIGGVVGAVGSAISDISGYLQVSKPKPAANTPTSPFEYVPQSDSGDNPVQQHYPGLYPQLATTENKGPCTDRMVLSFGKFGPGVNDFMKPFGLATGKNGEFVLSDRAGNRIFVFSNTGELKSRFNTNCSVNDVAITKENNIMIAVSKSGSAIMRMYSMEGRCLHVFGDYYKFDISSGITVTPSNHVAITNLAADNVLIFTEQRKFSIKFGWKGRGQNHFTQPYFVASTSKDYLVVSDTGNDCIKLFDVAGNFKRSFGSKGDHHSQLNTPLGVATDAEDNIIIADSGNFRVEIFTSKGSFYSTLIKETNLIGPDVKPINVAVTPKNNIAVLLCGTGYCEVRVFNWKPHSYSGFTVECLI; encoded by the exons ATGTCAGACATCAATAAGGGAATGACACTCCGAAGTCGAATCAGAGAAGATTATCTGACGTGTGCGATATGTTTCAATGAATTCACACACCCAAAGGCTCTTCCATGCATCCACACATTTTGTCTGGAATGTCTGCGTGGCTATGTGAAAAGCAGTGTATTTCCCTGCCCTGTATGTCGAGCCGATGCGACTGTTCCACCACAAGGACTAGAGG GATTTCCAGACAACTACATGGTGTCAAGTCTTCAAGATACCGTGGAGGAAGCAAACAATAAGCCCGCTGTACCACAAAGACCCAGTGATGAGGCTTTTGAACAAGCTTCTGCGAACAAACTGAAGCCAGTCCCGGCACCACGATCTATTTCACCCAAATCAAGCGGTGACAGACCTGTTCCGGCACCAAGGTCAGTCTCCCCGCGACTTTCAAGCGGCACACCCACACCAACTCTACCTCCAAGACTGAAGAGTGTGAGCCCAACACCAACTCACGCTAATAACTCAAATGAGGTAGACAAACATACGCAGCAACAAAGGGACTCTTCTGGCTATAATTTTGGTAATATCATTTCTGACGGAATAGGTGGTGTTGTTGGTGCTGTGGGATCAGCAATATCAGATATATCGGGATATCTTCAGGTATCAAAGCCTAAACCTGCAGCCAACACTCCTACATCACCTTTTGAATATGTCCCGCAGTCAGATTCTGGTGATAATCCAGTGCAACAGCATTATCCCGGACTATACCCACAACTCGCAACCACTGAGAATAAAGGTCCTTGTACTGATAGAATGGTGCTGTCATTCGGAAAGTTTGGACCTGGCGTTAACGATTTTATGAAACCGTTTGGGCTGGCCACAGGCAAAAATGGAGAATTTGTGCTTTCAGATAGAGCAGGAAACAGAATTTTTGTGTTTTCTAACACTGGAGAGCTAAAATCAAGATTCAACACGAACTGTTCTGTTAACGATGTGGCAATTACAAAGGAGAACAATATCATGATAGCCGTTTCAAAGTCAGGTTCTGCTATTATGAGAATGTATTCAATGGAAGGTCGGTGTCTGCATGTTTTTGGAGATTATTACAAGTTTGATATTTCAAGTGGAATTACAGTTACTCCATCCAATCATGTTGCAATAACCAATCTCGCCGCTGACAATGTTCTTATATTTACCGAACAACGgaaattttccataaaatttgGCTGGAAAGGGCGTGGCCAAAATCATTTCACACAACCATACTTTGTTGCATCTACAAGTAAAGATTACTTGGTAGTTTCTGATACCGGCAACGACTGTATTAAATTGTTTGACGTTGCAGGCAATTTTAAACGGAGCTTTGGATCAAAGGGAGACCACCACAGTCAGCTGAACACACCACTAGGTGTCGCCACAGATGCAGAGGACAATATCATTATCGCTGACTCTGGTAACTTCAGAGTTGAAATTTTTACTTCGAAAGGATCATTTTATTCCACACTTATTAAAGAAACAAATCTGATCGGTCCAGATGTTAAGCCAATTAATGTTGCCGTCACACCTAAAAACAACATCGCGGTGTTACTTTGCGGAACAGGCTATTGTGAGGTTAGAGTTTTCAACTGGAAACCTCATTCATATTCTGGTTTCACTGTTGAGTGTCTTATCTGA